From Actinosynnema mirum DSM 43827, a single genomic window includes:
- a CDS encoding anchored repeat ABC transporter, substrate-binding protein produces the protein MRVRAPSRFVAGLLVVGLAVSGCSAGAGRGGGDGIAVVTTTEILADLVRNVGGERVRVDSVVPAGGDPHSYEPTPADVKKVVGAQVAFTNHLLLEEQRLIKAIDANLADGAPNVSLAESAETYGANVIPLVEDVGLDVLWLGLRVRGDGKERGATRTSEVRLTATAVEGPGKLAVYLTESLGKPVPYFDSGDGLSEVDSTTLPPAAHTHLNWAFTEPGVYRLTLSAALVNDGGAPAPLGEDTFTFAVGVNPAETGKTVLSKGHTDLTVDLDSGELYTFNDEGGGTAQHVVAARDAVIEVPNKTLSAVPDDPRFGFLGTPGAQVHQLPQAVLGKHVHGEIDPHLWQDVRNARAYVELIRDTLRTADPANAQEYERNAREYAAELDALDGEVRETIASVPADRRQLITTHDGFGYLASAYDLTVAGFVVPNPAQEPSVEDVRKLTGTVRNLGVRAVFTEPNLAQRASVLNQVAADQGVEVCLLYGDAFDQRVRDYANMMRHNAKEVARCLG, from the coding sequence ATGCGCGTGCGTGCGCCCTCGCGGTTCGTCGCCGGGCTGCTCGTGGTGGGGCTCGCGGTCAGCGGGTGCTCCGCGGGGGCCGGGCGGGGCGGTGGGGACGGGATCGCTGTGGTCACCACCACCGAGATCCTCGCCGACCTGGTGCGGAACGTTGGCGGGGAGCGGGTTCGGGTTGACTCGGTGGTGCCCGCCGGCGGGGATCCGCACTCGTACGAGCCGACGCCTGCCGACGTCAAGAAGGTCGTGGGGGCGCAGGTCGCGTTCACCAACCACCTGTTGCTGGAGGAGCAGCGGCTGATCAAGGCCATCGACGCCAACCTCGCGGACGGCGCGCCCAACGTGTCGCTCGCCGAATCGGCGGAGACGTACGGGGCCAACGTGATCCCGCTGGTTGAAGACGTCGGGCTGGACGTGCTGTGGCTCGGGCTTCGGGTTCGGGGGGACGGGAAGGAGCGGGGGGCCACCCGGACCTCCGAGGTTCGGCTCACGGCCACCGCCGTCGAGGGGCCGGGGAAGTTGGCGGTCTACCTCACCGAGTCGCTGGGCAAGCCGGTGCCCTACTTCGACTCCGGCGACGGGCTGTCCGAAGTGGACTCCACGACGTTGCCGCCCGCCGCGCACACGCACCTGAACTGGGCGTTCACCGAACCCGGCGTCTACCGGTTGACGTTGAGCGCGGCACTGGTCAACGACGGGGGCGCGCCCGCGCCGCTCGGGGAGGACACCTTCACCTTCGCGGTCGGGGTCAACCCCGCCGAGACCGGGAAGACCGTGCTGAGCAAGGGGCACACCGACCTGACCGTCGACCTGGACAGCGGTGAGCTGTACACGTTCAACGACGAGGGGGGTGGAACGGCCCAGCACGTCGTCGCGGCTCGGGACGCGGTGATCGAGGTGCCCAACAAGACGCTCAGCGCGGTCCCCGACGATCCCCGGTTCGGGTTCCTCGGGACGCCCGGCGCGCAGGTGCACCAGCTGCCGCAGGCGGTGCTGGGCAAGCACGTGCACGGCGAGATCGACCCGCACCTGTGGCAGGACGTGCGCAACGCGCGCGCCTACGTGGAGCTGATCCGCGACACGCTGCGCACCGCCGATCCAGCGAACGCGCAGGAGTACGAGCGGAACGCGCGCGAGTACGCGGCCGAGCTGGACGCGCTCGACGGCGAGGTCAGGGAGACCATCGCGAGCGTGCCCGCCGACCGGCGGCAGCTGATCACCACGCACGACGGGTTCGGGTACCTCGCCAGCGCTTACGACCTGACCGTGGCCGGTTTCGTGGTGCCGAACCCGGCGCAGGAGCCGAGCGTCGAGGACGTGCGGAAGTTGACCGGGACGGTGCGGAACCTGGGGGTGCGCGCGGTGTTCACCGAGCCGAACCTCGCGCAGCGCGCCTCGGTGCTGAACCAGGTGGCCGCGGACCAGGGGGTCGAGGTGTGCCTGCTGTACGGGGACGCGTTCGACCAGCGGGTGCGCGACTACGCGAACATGATGCGGCACAACGCGAAGGAGGTCGCCCGGTGTCTCGGCTGA
- a CDS encoding TIGR03773 family transporter-associated surface protein has protein sequence MSRLIAAATAAAAAAAVAMAAIAPAAQAQAQGGTRVVIADGHVDLGPRVVDGKWVVQLRDDSGAEAVWREPGDVVLHVPDSARTVVPDDPAYAFLGAAGSEVWVLPQAQSAGVVWPGWNTQDPSIAGSGGREVDWRLHGVTGPGGFELFLNGNFGKPEVVFSSAKGFPQETGVELGTHAHGNWVFGAPGSYALDVEMAASDGRADRAVLRVHVGGGAPDAAFAVTPPSGEAPTGEENAGGESAGGEQEQTPWPWIGGAVAAVLVIGFLVRRKVVGSRG, from the coding sequence GTGTCTCGGCTGATCGCGGCGGCAACAGCGGCAGCGGCGGCAGCAGCGGTGGCGATGGCTGCCATCGCGCCCGCGGCACAGGCACAGGCGCAGGGCGGCACGCGGGTGGTGATCGCCGACGGGCACGTCGACCTCGGACCGCGCGTGGTGGACGGGAAGTGGGTCGTGCAGCTGCGCGACGACAGCGGCGCGGAGGCGGTGTGGCGGGAACCCGGTGACGTGGTGCTGCACGTCCCGGACTCGGCCAGGACCGTCGTCCCGGACGACCCGGCGTACGCGTTCCTCGGCGCGGCGGGCAGCGAGGTGTGGGTGCTCCCGCAGGCGCAGAGCGCGGGTGTGGTCTGGCCCGGCTGGAACACGCAGGACCCGAGCATCGCCGGGTCGGGCGGGCGAGAGGTGGACTGGCGGCTGCACGGGGTGACCGGGCCGGGCGGGTTCGAGCTGTTCCTCAACGGGAACTTCGGCAAGCCCGAGGTGGTGTTCAGCAGTGCCAAGGGGTTCCCGCAGGAGACCGGGGTGGAGCTGGGCACGCACGCGCACGGGAACTGGGTGTTCGGCGCGCCCGGCTCGTACGCGCTCGACGTGGAGATGGCGGCGTCCGACGGGCGCGCCGACCGGGCGGTGCTCCGGGTTCACGTCGGGGGCGGGGCCCCGGACGCGGCGTTCGCGGTCACCCCGCCCAGCGGTGAAGCGCCCACCGGAGAGGAGAACGCAGGTGGGGAAAGCGCAGGCGGAGAGCAGGAGCAGACCCCGTGGCCCTGGATCGGCGGCGCGGTGGCCGCGGTGCTGGTGATCGGGTTCCTGGTGCGGCGCAAGGTGGTGGGGTCCCGTGGGTGA
- a CDS encoding anchored repeat-type ABC transporter ATP-binding subunit, producing the protein MGDPVIRVVGASVRLGGREVLSDVDFELRGGELVGLIGPNGAGKTTLLRTVLGLLPLESGSVEVHGRSARRAQGSVGYVPQRHEFAWDFPITVAGAVATGRTHLRGLLRRRSADDLAAVGQALERVGMSDLAGRPVGELSGGQRQRVLVARALALRPGTLLLDEPFTGIDVPTQELLSGLLAQLRDEGVAVLMTTHDLAAATALCSRLCLLNRTVVADGEPKALADTDIWLRTFGLDRAEQLLRSLGVGR; encoded by the coding sequence GTGGGTGACCCGGTGATCCGCGTGGTGGGCGCCAGCGTGCGCCTCGGCGGTCGGGAAGTGCTGTCGGACGTGGACTTCGAGCTGCGCGGCGGTGAGCTGGTCGGGCTGATCGGGCCCAACGGGGCCGGGAAGACCACGCTGCTGCGCACCGTCCTCGGCCTGCTGCCGCTGGAGAGCGGGAGCGTGGAGGTGCACGGGCGCAGCGCGCGGCGCGCCCAGGGGTCGGTGGGGTACGTGCCGCAGCGGCACGAGTTCGCCTGGGACTTCCCCATCACCGTCGCGGGCGCGGTCGCCACCGGGCGCACGCACCTGCGCGGGCTGCTGCGCCGCCGGAGCGCGGACGACCTGGCCGCGGTGGGGCAGGCGCTGGAGCGGGTCGGCATGAGCGACCTGGCGGGCAGGCCGGTCGGCGAGCTGTCCGGCGGGCAGCGGCAGCGGGTGCTGGTGGCGCGGGCGCTCGCGCTGCGGCCGGGGACGCTGCTGCTGGACGAGCCGTTCACCGGCATCGACGTGCCCACGCAGGAGTTGTTGAGCGGGCTGCTCGCGCAGCTCCGGGACGAGGGGGTGGCGGTGCTGATGACCACGCACGACCTGGCCGCCGCGACCGCGCTGTGCAGCCGGTTGTGCCTGCTGAACCGCACCGTCGTCGCGGACGGCGAGCCGAAGGCGCTGGCGGACACGGACATCTGGCTGCGCACGTTCGGCCTGGACCGGGCCGAGCAGCTGCTGCGGTCGCTGGGGGTGGGGCGGTGA
- a CDS encoding anchored repeat-type ABC transporter permease subunit, translating to MSAVEFLTAPWEYDFWRRALLVALLSGVVCGVIGSHVVLRGMAFIGDAVAHSVFPGVAIAFVLGVDLVLGGAVAGVITALLVAVFAQNRRLKEDSVIGIFFAGAFGLGIVILSTAPGYGGSLESFLFGSILGISDSDVVAVAVIGALLLLCAAVLNGRLTAVALDREQARAVGFPVFWLDLALYVMVTLAIVISLQAVGNVLVLALLVTPAAAARLLTDRLGAMVVLAPVIGAGGSLLGLYLSYAFDLAAGGLIVLALTGIFLLCWFFAPRHGVLSRLRQGKRPASV from the coding sequence GTGAGCGCCGTGGAGTTCCTGACCGCGCCGTGGGAGTACGACTTCTGGCGGCGGGCGCTGCTGGTGGCGCTGCTGTCCGGCGTGGTGTGCGGGGTGATCGGCAGCCACGTCGTGCTGCGCGGCATGGCGTTCATCGGGGACGCGGTGGCGCACTCGGTGTTCCCCGGCGTGGCGATCGCGTTCGTGCTGGGCGTGGACCTGGTGCTCGGCGGCGCGGTGGCCGGGGTGATCACGGCGCTGCTGGTCGCGGTGTTCGCGCAGAACCGGCGGCTCAAGGAGGACTCGGTCATCGGGATCTTCTTCGCGGGCGCGTTCGGGCTCGGCATCGTCATCCTGAGCACCGCGCCCGGTTACGGCGGGTCGCTGGAGTCGTTCCTGTTCGGCTCGATCCTGGGCATCAGCGACTCGGACGTCGTCGCGGTCGCGGTGATCGGGGCGCTCCTGCTGCTGTGCGCGGCGGTGCTGAACGGCAGGCTCACGGCGGTGGCGCTGGACCGGGAGCAGGCGCGCGCGGTCGGGTTCCCGGTGTTCTGGCTGGACCTCGCGCTGTACGTGATGGTGACGCTGGCGATCGTGATCTCGTTGCAGGCGGTCGGGAACGTGCTGGTGCTGGCGCTGCTGGTGACGCCTGCGGCGGCGGCGCGGCTGCTGACCGACCGGTTGGGCGCGATGGTCGTGCTGGCCCCGGTGATCGGCGCGGGCGGGAGCCTGCTGGGGCTGTACCTGTCGTACGCGTTCGACCTCGCCGCCGGTGGGCTGATCGTGCTGGCGCTGACCGGGATCTTCCTGCTGTGCTGGTTCTTCGCGCCCCGGCACGGCGTGCTCTCCCGGCTACGCCAGGGGAAGCGGCCCGCCTCGGTGTGA
- a CDS encoding GTP-binding protein: MNAHPDPRVPVTVLSGFLGAGKTTLLNHVLANRDGRRVAVVVNDMSEVNIDASLVRGRGGERLVELTNGCICCTLREDLLESVGELAREGRFDTILIESTGISEPMPVAATFEWTFEDGTSLSDHARLDTTVTVVDAATFLAEVERGDRLDERGMEAEEGDERGISDLLVDQVEFADVLVLNKTDLVAPERLATTEGLLRKLNPGARLVRSTRGAVDLAEVLDTGRYDPVTAATSPGWAEELAGSHTPETEEYGIRSVTYRADRPFHPARLADALADWEGVVRSKGFCHLASRPHTVAVWSQAGPHLTIEPGERIDGHTARQELVFIGVGLDVDEPRRRLDPVLLTDAELAEGPTAWRRYPDPLPAWDNLEAHSHQH, encoded by the coding sequence ATGAACGCGCACCCGGACCCCCGCGTCCCCGTCACCGTGCTCTCCGGATTCCTCGGCGCGGGCAAGACCACCCTGCTCAACCACGTCCTCGCCAACCGCGACGGCCGCCGCGTCGCCGTGGTCGTCAACGACATGAGCGAGGTCAACATCGACGCCTCCCTGGTCAGGGGCCGGGGCGGCGAGCGCCTGGTGGAGCTGACCAACGGGTGCATCTGCTGCACCCTGCGCGAGGACCTCCTGGAGAGCGTGGGCGAACTCGCCCGCGAGGGCCGCTTCGACACCATCCTCATCGAGTCCACCGGCATCTCCGAGCCCATGCCGGTCGCCGCGACCTTCGAGTGGACCTTCGAGGACGGCACGAGCCTGTCCGACCACGCCCGCCTGGACACCACCGTCACCGTGGTCGACGCCGCCACGTTCCTGGCCGAGGTCGAGCGCGGCGACCGGCTGGACGAGCGCGGCATGGAGGCCGAGGAGGGCGACGAGCGCGGCATCTCCGACCTGCTGGTCGACCAGGTCGAGTTCGCGGACGTGCTGGTGCTCAACAAGACCGACCTCGTCGCGCCCGAGCGGTTGGCGACCACCGAGGGCCTGCTGCGCAAGCTCAACCCTGGCGCACGCCTGGTCCGCTCCACCCGCGGCGCCGTCGACCTGGCCGAGGTGCTGGACACCGGCCGCTACGACCCGGTCACCGCCGCCACCTCGCCCGGCTGGGCCGAGGAGCTGGCGGGCTCACACACCCCGGAGACCGAGGAGTACGGCATCCGCTCGGTCACCTACCGCGCCGACCGCCCGTTCCACCCGGCCCGCCTGGCCGACGCGCTCGCCGACTGGGAGGGCGTGGTGCGCAGCAAGGGCTTCTGCCACCTGGCCAGCCGCCCGCACACCGTCGCGGTGTGGTCCCAGGCCGGTCCGCACCTCACCATCGAGCCCGGTGAGCGGATCGACGGCCACACCGCCCGCCAGGAGCTGGTGTTCATCGGCGTCGGGCTCGACGTGGACGAGCCGCGCCGCCGCCTCGACCCGGTGCTGCTCACCGACGCCGAACTGGCCGAGGGCCCCACCGCGTGGCGCCGCTACCCCGACCCGCTGCCCGCGTGGGACAACCTCGAAGCCCACTCCCACCAGCACTGA